From the genome of Alkalimarinus coralli:
GATCGTGCCAGATAACATTCGCCTAATCGTTGGCCTGGGTAACCCAGGCCGTGAATATGAGAATACCCGGCATAATGCTGGGGCTCTTTTCGTTGAAGACCTTGCTAAAAATTCGGGCAGCTCGCTCAGGCCAGAAAGAAAGTACCACGGCTTATACAGCAAAATTAACCTTCATGGTCACGACTTACATCTTTTAAACCCCACCACATTCATGAACCGAAGCGGTTTAGCGGTTAATGCCATTTGCCAGTTCTTCAAAATCAAACCTGAAGAAGTGCTTGTCGCTCACGATGAACTGGATATTCCGTGTGGAACACTAAAGCTAAAACAAGGTGGAGGTCATGGCGGACATAACGGGTTAAGGGACATCATTAGTCATTTTGGTGGCAACAAACAGTTTTATAGACTTCGCTTGGGCATAGACCACCCAGGTAGTAGCGAACGAGTCACCGGCCATGTTCTTGGCAAGATCGGAAAGCAAGAAACCGAGCAACTCAATGCGGTCTTTGATGAAGTCAACCGGGTGCTGCCTGAAATTATCGATGGAAATTGGCAAAAGGCAATGAACCGCCTTCATGCATTCAAAGCATAGCCCCTTAATACTACAGCCCCTCAAAACTACAGCTACTCAATCCTTCACCCACTCAATACTTCGCCAACTCAATACGACACCATCTCATAGCTATCCTGCCCAACACTATACCTCATCGAAACTATGCCTCATCGAAACTATACCTCATCGAAACTATGCCTCACCGAAACTATACCTCATCGAAACTATACCTCATCGAAACTATACCTCATCGAAACTATGCCTCATCGAAACTATACCTCATCAAAACCACACCTCCTGAACCCTCGCTCCCTTCAAAAAGTCACACTAAAAGTACATCCAGCAGCTTAAGCAGAGCGATGGCAGCTAATAGCTAGCGCACCTTCCTAGACAACAATGCCCCATTTATTTGCTACTTTACAGCAGGTATAATGTCGCCTCTTTTTTATACACGCTTGTCAGAGATTAAGTCTATGGGTTTCAAATGTGGCATTGTCGGCCTACCAAATGTAGGTAAATCGACACTATTTAACGCACTTACCAAAGCAGGTATTGGCGCAGAAAACTTCCCTTTCTGTACCATCGAACCTAACGCCGGCGTTGTTCCTATGCCTGACCCTCGACTAGAAAAGCTAAGCGCTATAGTCAACCCTGAGCGTGTAATCCCCACCACCATGGAGTTTGTTGATATTGCCGGCCTTGTTGCAGGCGCTTCCAAAGGCGAAGGGCTTGGCAACCAGTTTTTGGCCAACATTCGGGAAACGGATGCCATCGCACACGTGGTTCGTTGCTTTGACGATGAAAATGTTATTCACGTCGCGTCAAAAATTGATCCCGCAGCCGATATCGATGTCATTAACACTGAACTCGCACTCTCCGACCTTGATAGCGTAGAAAAAGCGATTAAGCGCATCGGCCGCATAGCCAAAGGCGGCGACAAAACAGCCAAAGCACAAATTGAAATTTTGGAAAAGCTACTGCCGCACCTTAATGAAGCCAAACCTGTTCGTACCGCTGGCCTAACAGATGATGAGTTAGCACTACTTCAAGAGCTGCACCTACTGACCATCAAACCGACCATGTACATTGCCAATGTTGATGAAGATGGCTTCGAGAACAACCCACACCTCGATACGGTCAAAGCCATTGCCGCAGAAGAGAACGCTGTTGTTGTGCCTATCTGCAATAAGCTCGAAGCAGAAATAGCAGAGCTTGATGACGAAGAGAAAGAAGAGTTCCTGGCCGACCTCGGTATGGAAGAAGCGGGGCTAGACCGGGTCATTCGAGCAGGGTACGCACTACTTGGGCTCCAGACCTACTTTACTGCAGGTGTAAAAGAAGTAAGAGCTTGGACTGTGCCGGTCGGCGCTACGGCCCCACAAGCGGCAGGCGTTATTCATACCGACTTCGAAAAAGGCTTTATTCGCGCGGAAGTCACCTCCTATGACAACTTCATTCAATACAATGGAGAACAAGGCGCAAAAGAAGCAGGCAAATGGGGGCTAGAAGGCAAAGACTATATCGTTAAAGACGGCGATGTCATGCACTTCCGCTTCAATGTCTAATTAATCGTGAATAATCACAACTTGTTGTAGATTCATGAGTTTGGGGGGTTGACATCCCCCTTTAATACTAGCCGGCGTTATTAATAAACACTTGTTTTACAGGTGTTTTTTCATTTCTATAGCCACCATAAATAGGCCAACTGACTACATACTGTCTACACCCTGTAACGGATTTAACCGCAATGCGGCTTCCAGGTGGTCTGGTGCCAGGTGCGCATAGCGCATGGTCATTGTGATACTGGAATGCCCTAATATTCGCTGCAACGTCAGAATATTTCCCCCGTTAATCATAAAGTAACTGGCAAATGTATGCCTGAGAACGTGCGCGGCTTGCCCCTTGGGTAGCTTGATCGACGTTTTAGACAACGCATAGAGAAACGCACTATGCGCCTCCTCAAACCCTTTATACTCTTTGAAATGTGCGGTTATCTCACTGTACAACGACTCATTAATCGGTATTGAGCGATTTTTAGAATTCTTGGTATCAACAAACGTGATTAAGCCAGGCTTAACATGTTGAGGCCGTAGCTGTTCACCCTCACCCCATCGCGCACCAGTCGCCAAGCTGATTTTTGTTATTAGCAGAACATGGGGGTTTCGGGTGGTCGTGCGGATGGTTTGCAGCAGCTCGGTTATTTGCTCCGGGTCCAGGTAAGACAGCTCGGTTTGAACGATGCGAAACGGACGAACCGGCTTTAGAGGGTTTTCATAGTCAATAACCTGTGTTCGATGCAGTTCGTTATACACGGCATTGATATAACCCAGCTCATTATTGCAGGTTTTAGCGGTCGTTCCTGCCCCTCTCCGGGCACTTCGATAATTCGTATAGGTTTGAGGCTTAAGGTCTTTCGCAACAGGCTCCCCCATTGCTTCACATGCCAGGTACAGCTTTTTCTTACGGCGCTCACCATCTTTGAGGTGCTGACCGTGGGCTGTGTACCAAAGTTTAACCAGGTCACGCAAAGTGCGCCTATCGGCGGGGGCCGGTGTCCAGTCTTTGTCGGTGTGAGCCTTGTTGAGAATATAGCGCTGAAAACGCTGCGCCTCGGTTTGGGTGGTGAACCATTTACGGATCCGTTTACCGTTTCGCCCCCAGGGCCATACGTCAACTTTCCATTTGTCACCATCCTTTTTGACCGTCATTACTTAATAATCTTCAAATCTGCCTTGCGGCGCTGTTTGGCGTCTCGGTAAAAGTTTTCATGCGGCCCAAGATACATTAGATAGACTTCAAGTGCTTTATCATTGAAGTGATACCCTAGTAGTATCTGGCTATCTTCAAGGCTGAATTTGTGCACCCTAAGGTGCTGTAAGTCGCCTTTCTTTTGTTGGCCTATTTTTGGGTTTTTTATTATCTCTTCAATTTCGTTATCTACGACCTCTTGGTTATCATCGCTCAGGCGATCATAAACCCTATCAAAGGTGCGTGTGGTATAGACTTCAATTTCTGTCTTTTCGTCTGACATACTTTTTAACCCGACCTGCTTTTATTTCTGCCTCGGCGACCAATACATCACTTACAAACTCATAGGATAAGTCCGGGTTCTCTTCCATTACTCGCCCTATTTTTGCCCAGTGCTCTATTTGTTTGGGTATGGTTCGATTGCTTGCTGAGGCGTAAACCTCAGCGTCTGCCATTAAATCATCTGACAGTCTGATACTTGTAGCCATTTTGGAACTCCATTTAACTTGCATTACAACTACTGTGCAGTTAATTGTAGCAAAATGCCGCAAATTATTACTATATATATTTTACGCAATGCAGCTTAAAGACCATTAACGAGCAAATTATTAAAAATATCCGAGAACAAAACCAAACAGGGCATAGTAAGCACACATCAGCAAAATTCTTCTGTTATTGATGTTATTTACCTTGTCCCATGCCTCACAATAACCTTTGTTATAACCAAACGAGTAATAGTCGTTTTGAAGGTGTTCTAGTAACTTCTCTGCATTTGATTCTATGGTTTGGTCGTTGCTCATATTAGGCTCCATAACTCTAAAAGGAGGCCACTATAGCACTCATCCAGGTGGCAAGTGTAAGCTAGCAATATATTTAACAACGCCAAAAGCAGCTGTTCCCATTACACTAAAAATTAAGACGTAGTCTTTTAACCTAGCCCCTCTAATCTCTTTAATATCCTGCTTAAATTCCCCGCAATTACTTTTTAAATTATCAATATCCTTCTCAATATTTGAAACTTTTTTATCCAGCTTCACGACTTTAGGAGATAAGTCTTCTAATTCTTTTGAATTTATATAAATGCCGATGCGCTTCATGTTCCATCCTTATATCTTGGTTCAAACCCTTCCAGAAGCTCTTTGGCAAGGTCGAACTTAAACGACATTACATAGGCGCAGCGGCCGCAAATGATTTCAAAATTCATCTTGTCATTTCGTTCTCCGTCAGCTTGAAACAATCCATCGTTATTACACATAGGGCATTCAAAATCATCGCCTTTTACGGTTCTTACATACTGTCCAAATTTCTCAATCATTACCGGCTCCCATGGGTCTATGTCAGCCGGTATCTTATCTTGTTCGTATATCTCTTCACTCATTTATTTCTCCAAATCTCCAAAATTTTTGCCGATATCGAATAACCTTCCCGGGTGGGCTTTAGCCGTTGCTTAACTTCCGTTGCTCCTCAATCTCAGGGCTGATCTGCCCTGCTTCCGGTGCGACCTCGTCGGTCATTAGCCAGAGCGTGTACTTTTTAAAGCGATCGCTTTTTGTAATTTTCTCAAGCTCAATACCATTCGGTGTTCGCCTTCCTGTTTCATATTTTTTAATTGCAGATATTGAAAGACCCGCCTCTTCGCTAAATTCTTTCTGAGTTAACTCCTCTGCCTTCCTGATAATTTTTATTTTTTCACACATATTCATTGACAAGGTTCCACTTGTACTCCTATCATTACCTTAATTGTTCCATTCGGAACATTTAAGACCTTTTAAGACGCAAAACCTTAGGATAGTAACAATGAATAGCCCAGTTTTGTATATCGATACGCCATATTTATCGATCGATGAATACGCCAGGCGGGCCGGTTTGTCCGCTGAACAGGTTCGTTCGAGAATCAAAAAGGCCATGATTCCGTCGATTGTGCTGGCCTCAGAACCCGGCAAACGTGGCGCCATCATGGTGAATAACGCTTTGCTGATTAAGGAAGCCATGGAACAAGAGGGTTGGAGAGATGAGTAAGGAAGACCAAAGAAAGCTTGTTGAAGCCGCTACGACCATTGGTGCCATAGCTGAGTGCAATTGCCACTACACCGAAGGTTTAGCCAGAAAGATTGCCGCTACCGGTAAAAGCGTGGGCGATCTGACCGTGGCCGAGTTGATGAACATCGATGTGGATTACGCACAAGAGTACAACGATATGCTGCCCACACTGGGGCGATAGCCATTTACAACAACCATTACTTTAGCAGTAGCAGGAACCACTGCATTAACACCAGGGAACGGGGAGAAAAGAAGAGCATAAGGTAAGTAGTCTATGTCCCGTGAAGAAGAAATCGTCAGCAGTGCAATTATTGCTAAACAGCTTTTAATGAAATTGCGTTACTGTGACGACCCTTTGACCCGTGAAGCCCTGTCTGAATATGCCATGCAAATGGTAGGGCACATAATTGAACACCTTGAAGCCACTACAAACCTAAACGATTAGGGGTAGCTAGTGAGTTCAGCAACCATCAGCGGTAACCGGTGCGGGCATGACAAGAATGACCTTAAGGTATTTCGTGAGCACCGTAACGGCTTTATCAATGAAACCCAGAAGACCATCAGACTATGGGCTTCTAACCCTTTCCGCTATTTAAGATCGGCCCGCACCCAACGACTTCAAAAAGCAAAACGCCAGGTTAGAAGCGAACGCCGTGAAGCGGTGGCCTCGGTGTTATGTTACATGATGAGTTATTCCAACTTTGCCACTCTTCATCTGGGCGTGGTGGATGAAGGTACCGGTAAGTTTGTGCGCTTTGGTTGCCAGCATATGGCCGACAAGACCGGCCTTTCGTTATCCCGCATCTGGCAAGCCTTGAGTGATATCAGGAAATGGGGCTATGCCAATACCATTCGCAAGTCAGAACGTGATACAGAGGGCGAGCTAGTGCACACCGTGGCGGTTCGTTCGATCTCTGTTAAGTTGTTCCATGAGCTGGGCCTGTTTACCAAATTCCAGAAGTTCCAGGAGAAGGCCCGTAAGAAACTAAAGAAAAAGCTCAACGCCATTCAAAACCGCATCAGCAGAGAGACATTTACATCCTACATGCGCGACATAGCCGCCGCTGAGGGGCTTGATAGCCCTGATGACCACCGAAACTACCTTAAACAACTCGCACAATCCCTCAAGCCTCAGTGTACTAACTGACTTACTGGCTCGGTCTACCGAGAGGCTGGACTGTACCTGAAAGTATTTAAGCGCTGCTTTGCACCCTATAACTTACGCTTTGCCCTACTTGTTAGGGCTTTTTTTTGCCTGGCATTTATGGTGCCGCCTCACTTTCCTGAGTTATACACAATTAAGTCTTTGTCGCTTTTATGCGGTATGCCCCGTTTATTTATTAACAGTTAAGTCTTAGCCCGATAATGGATAGGTCTATGACTAAACACTACGTGAAAATTACTACGTAATATAAAGGCCTACGGCCTAAGAATGCCTCGACAAGTCGAGAAGTTCTTTTCACTCAAGCGCCGTTTGGCTTATCCGTGCCTAAAGTTCAAATTCTGGGGCCTCTGGAGCCTGTAAGGGCTTTATTAACCACCGCAAGCGGTGGAATTCCATATCTGATTCAAAATCGCGCTGTTGCGCCGTGAGAGCGCATACCACTAGCCAGCCCTGTGCAGCGGCTTATGCCCTTCGGGCTTTTGATAGTGCAAAACTATAAGAATTTGCTTTTTGATAGCCTGTATGAATAATCAGCTGTGTATTTATCCATAGGAGTATGCAGTCATGGACAATCAGTTTTTAATCGAACGGACTCAAAAGTTAATTGAGCGTGCAGATGCGTTTAAGCACCCCATGCTTCCCAAAGAAGCGAAAGAGGTGATAACCGAGGCGGCTCGGTTGTTAGGTGAACTGGCAACCAGAGAGGTGACTCGTGGCGAAGCGTGATAACCCGGTGCTGGGCACCATTCAATGTGACGGTTGCGGCGGTACGGCATCCGTTCATCAGGCCAGACGCGGTTCTGGCCGGTTCCTTTATACCCGTTGCGGTGAGTGTGGTGCAGACCAGCGAACCGGAAAAGCGGTTCAAACCCGGTTGTACAACCAAACAGAATGGCGCGCCGGCGCGGATCCGGTTAAGCCACCCAATGTGGCTGAAAAGTCGGTTGTAGAACCGAGCGAACCTAGTAAACATGGGGGGTCTGGCGATATCGGCGGATCCGGTTGTACAACCGAAAACGAACCGGACACAACCGAGATTGAACCGGCCGAACAACCGGCAACAACCAAGAAAAAATGGGCACCACTGGCATTTTTGGGAATGGTAGCGGCGGGCTTACTGGCATTTGCCAGCTAATTAACCAGGTTAAGGAACCTATAGCATGAGTGACGTAGTAGAACTGGATGCAGTTGAAGAAAATGAAGAGTTCGGGCTGGATGATCTGATCGAGGCCGAAAGCGTTGAAGCCGCTAACCAGGCACAGGCCGAAAATGAACCCTCGGTTGATGAGTTGGAACGTGCCCGGGCGTTTGCTGAAAAGTTAAACGGGGGCTTTCTGTGGGGTGTTGATCGGTTCGTTTGTCCATCGGCCAATATTGATGAGTTGATTGACCGGGAAGCAGGAACCGAGGCGTTAACCCCTTTGGCGCTGGAAATGGGCGGCACCATGCCCCCTTGGTTAGCCGAAGCACTCAAGAAATATGACCCGTACATCAAAGCGGGAACCTATATGGGTGTGACGATCTGGACGGCTCAGCAGATCGAAAAGCAAATTCAGGCCGCAAATGAAGAGCAAAAACCGGAACGCCCCGGGGAGACAATCAATGGCGAGGAATGAAGATAGTTCTTTGCCGCTTCGCCATGTGTTTGTGACCGCGAAGACCGGTGGCGGTAAATCGCAAGCCATGCGAAACGTAGTGGTACCCAGGCGGGGCGTTCGCGCTCTGTTCTGGGATGTTGACAACGACCACTATTGCACGCGGTTTGATAACAAGGGCAAGTTTTTAAAAGCGGTTCAAGCTGCCGTTAAAAGTGGTAAGCCCTTTCGGCTGGGGTGGAATGGTGAAGATGATCAGGATACGTTTACATGGTTCTGCGAAGTAGTTTGGCGGGTACTGGATGGCGATTTTGATACTTACATCGTTCTCGAAGAGCTGGCCGATCTCGAAATGGGCCAGAAAACCTTGCCGGGGCTGGGCAAGTTACAGAAACGTGCTCGAAAGTACGGTGGTATTGTGGTGTCCAATACCCAGCGGGTTCAGGAAATACCGAAATCGCTGATTACACAGGCCCATAAGGTCTATATCGGGTTGCAGTCGGCCCATGATGCCAAGTACATCGAACGAGTGCTTGGGATTCCGGCTAACCAGGTGGAAGCCCTTAAGCCGCTGGAGTTCTTCACCAAAAATGGCGAGACCTGGGAAAAAGTTAAAATTCCCTACAAGGCCTACGGTGAAAAGAGCCGAAAACGTAACCAATTTGCTTGATTATTACGTTAAGGAACGTGATTTTTTACGTTCCTGATCTTTTTTTAATCTAATTTGAACCTATAGGTTCCCCCTCTTTACCGTTTCGGTTCTCCCTCGATACAACTAAAAACCTACGTTAAACAGCGTATTTTTTAATTGATTGAGAGGACTACATGAACACTGTAGACAAAGTAAAACGTAACATCGATTGGAAGATGGTGACCTCAATGGTTGTCGGTTCTATCGTTGTTGGTGTGCTGGTTGTTGGCGCACGAAAAGCGGGCTTAGGCTCTGTTGCCACTGTTGTAAAAGGGGGCTAAATGTCACGTTCATTTGAAAGACTATCGCAACCTAATAACGTTGTGGCCGGTGGTCGTGTGACTCAACACTGCCCGCTTGGATTGTCGTATGATTCGATAATTTTTAAATTAACGAATGTAACGCCGGTACAAATGAAGAACTTGAAAGTTCTAACAGGTGCCAAGGCTCAATGGGATGTTAAAGACGGCGGTGTTATTGCTGACATTAACAGCTATTACCAGCGTGATGAGTCAACCGGCTTTTTGACGTTGTGGTTCTATCGGCCTGAAATGTCGACGGAAGAGGAACGAGCCTTGACCAGTATGGGCACACTCGACATTCCGTCATTGACTGTTCAGTTTGATCTTGACGGGGCAGTTACTGACCCGGCTATTGAAACGTACGCTATTCGTCGAGCAGCGGCCCCAATGGGGCTAATCACTAAGTTGCGTGAATTCCCCACCACGTTTGCAACCAGTGGCAGGCAGGATATTGATAATATCCCACGCGGTGCGCGTATTACCGCGTTTCACTTGTTTAAAGATGATGTGAGCGAAGTAGAGCTTGAGATCAACAACGGTGCTGGCTCTGGTAAAGTGGTTGAGTTTCCTAAAGACTTACTTGAAGCCGTTCAAAAACAGCATGGCCGCACGCCGCTTACTGCTAAAGCGACCCATGTTGATATGAATTTGCTAGGTAAGTTGAAGCAGTACATGCCAACAGCCCACTTAAAAGACATGCGTCTGAAGCCAACGATTGATTCTTCCGGGGCGTTAACAACCCTGGTTGAATATATCGACGGATTCCAAGGCATATAGGAGGGTTCTCCATGTCTCAAACAAGTGGATTCTTTGAAAACTTCGGGGGCATTGGTGACGCGTTTGAAACGCTCGCCGGTGTTTACCTGGAGCATGAAAGAATTAAATCGGGCAACGTATCAGGAGCGGCCGCCCAAGATCAGGCAGAGTTGATCGGAACGCCATCAAGCATTGATCAAAACGTCAACGCTCACCCGGCATCACCTGAACAGATAGAAAATGGTTTGGCTAGTGGTGAATCGGTAAATGTCTTTGGTACGCCGGTAAATAAAACGGTGCTGATGGTTACGGGGGCCGTTCTAGGCGTGATATTTCTGGCTAAGGTGATGAAATGATTCCAACTATGTCGGGCGGCGCGGGAGGAATAGACCTCAGCGGTGGGCCTGCCACTTCTGGAAATGGTGACTATGGGGCTAATTTTGGGAGTACATTCAATTTTGCCCCACCTCCTGTAACCGTAGGGGGCACCAGTATACCAGCCTGGCTAATTGTCGCCGGTGTGGTGGGGGTCTTTTACCTGGTTAAACGCAAATGAGGCAAATTGCATGGTGCCCAGAAGCTGAAAACGGTTTAGCCAGGGCGGCGGGTTCGCCCGCTGTTCTTGAAGCCGTCAAACGTGAAGTACTCAACGGTGAAGGTCAGCTTTGGCAGTTTGACCAGCCTGATTCTTGCGGTTATGTCGTGACCAGGGTTGAAGAAACTAAGCCTAGCGGAATGTTGGAGTTAGTCATTGTGTTGGGTGAAGGCTGCGGGGCCAAGCGAGTAATTAAGTCTTTTATGAAGGTGGCGAAAGATTACGGTATTGAGTCAATGAGGACGCACATAAAGCGCCCCGGGCTAAAAAGAATTTATGAAAGATTGGGCTGGTCTCAGTCTGAGATAGTGATGAGGTTTAATTGCAATGGGAAGTAAATCAAAGAGTTCCCAGTCAACCGTTAATAAGCAGAATTATTTTAACAATATTGATTATGGTAACGGTGGTGGTGGCAGTGGATTTGCCAAAAATGTGAACATGTCTGAATCGTCAATGGGTGATATATCCATTGTCTCAACGGAT
Proteins encoded in this window:
- a CDS encoding ParD-like family protein, whose product is MATSIRLSDDLMADAEVYASASNRTIPKQIEHWAKIGRVMEENPDLSYEFVSDVLVAEAEIKAGRVKKYVRRKDRN
- the pth gene encoding aminoacyl-tRNA hydrolase — protein: MPDNIRLIVGLGNPGREYENTRHNAGALFVEDLAKNSGSSLRPERKYHGLYSKINLHGHDLHLLNPTTFMNRSGLAVNAICQFFKIKPEEVLVAHDELDIPCGTLKLKQGGGHGGHNGLRDIISHFGGNKQFYRLRLGIDHPGSSERVTGHVLGKIGKQETEQLNAVFDEVNRVLPEIIDGNWQKAMNRLHAFKA
- a CDS encoding phage integrase, coding for MTVKKDGDKWKVDVWPWGRNGKRIRKWFTTQTEAQRFQRYILNKAHTDKDWTPAPADRRTLRDLVKLWYTAHGQHLKDGERRKKKLYLACEAMGEPVAKDLKPQTYTNYRSARRGAGTTAKTCNNELGYINAVYNELHRTQVIDYENPLKPVRPFRIVQTELSYLDPEQITELLQTIRTTTRNPHVLLITKISLATGARWGEGEQLRPQHVKPGLITFVDTKNSKNRSIPINESLYSEITAHFKEYKGFEEAHSAFLYALSKTSIKLPKGQAAHVLRHTFASYFMINGGNILTLQRILGHSSITMTMRYAHLAPDHLEAALRLNPLQGVDSM
- a CDS encoding helix-turn-helix domain-containing protein, with amino-acid sequence MNMCEKIKIIRKAEELTQKEFSEEAGLSISAIKKYETGRRTPNGIELEKITKSDRFKKYTLWLMTDEVAPEAGQISPEIEEQRKLSNG
- the ychF gene encoding redox-regulated ATPase YchF, yielding MGFKCGIVGLPNVGKSTLFNALTKAGIGAENFPFCTIEPNAGVVPMPDPRLEKLSAIVNPERVIPTTMEFVDIAGLVAGASKGEGLGNQFLANIRETDAIAHVVRCFDDENVIHVASKIDPAADIDVINTELALSDLDSVEKAIKRIGRIAKGGDKTAKAQIEILEKLLPHLNEAKPVRTAGLTDDELALLQELHLLTIKPTMYIANVDEDGFENNPHLDTVKAIAAEENAVVVPICNKLEAEIAELDDEEKEEFLADLGMEEAGLDRVIRAGYALLGLQTYFTAGVKEVRAWTVPVGATAPQAAGVIHTDFEKGFIRAEVTSYDNFIQYNGEQGAKEAGKWGLEGKDYIVKDGDVMHFRFNV
- a CDS encoding type II toxin-antitoxin system RelE/ParE family toxin, whose amino-acid sequence is MSDEKTEIEVYTTRTFDRVYDRLSDDNQEVVDNEIEEIIKNPKIGQQKKGDLQHLRVHKFSLEDSQILLGYHFNDKALEVYLMYLGPHENFYRDAKQRRKADLKIIK
- a CDS encoding major capsid protein P2, whose protein sequence is MSRSFERLSQPNNVVAGGRVTQHCPLGLSYDSIIFKLTNVTPVQMKNLKVLTGAKAQWDVKDGGVIADINSYYQRDESTGFLTLWFYRPEMSTEEERALTSMGTLDIPSLTVQFDLDGAVTDPAIETYAIRRAAAPMGLITKLREFPTTFATSGRQDIDNIPRGARITAFHLFKDDVSEVELEINNGAGSGKVVEFPKDLLEAVQKQHGRTPLTAKATHVDMNLLGKLKQYMPTAHLKDMRLKPTIDSSGALTTLVEYIDGFQGI